The genome window TAGAGACACTCTTAGAAAGCGGGCCATGCCCTCCCAACACCCAAGATTTGCTCTGGAGCCTGTGGCCGACGCAGGGTCCTGACCCCTCTTTCCTATTACACTATCAACACCCCTGTTTGGAGCTGGGCAGGAGAAGGGTCTCCACAGTGGAATGAGGCAACTACAACCAATCAGTTGTTGCTCACAGTGTCAAGTTCTGGAGAGCCCCCATGCAAGCACAGCCCTGTGGAACTGGTATTCTTCCATGGGCCTTGGAGATGACAAGTGATTAGGGTCACTCAGGGGCAGAGTGGGACTCGAACCAGGTCTGTCGTGACTGTCTTCTGACTGAGCCTTGAGTCTCTGCTACAGTCTCACTGTGACCTTGGATGCTTGCCTTCCCCTCTCTACTGTAGCCTCACCAGggcaaggagaagaggaagatatTTCTAATTCTGTGTCGCATGCATGAGGGTTGGTGGGTCTGGAGCAGGGCCTAGCATCCGCCAAGCTCCTGGGAAGCAGGTGCTGTCTGCCATGCCCTGATCCAAGGTAGCTGGGGCTCCCTCTGACTCAGAGGTGCAGGACCCCATTTAGAAGCCTGTTGGTGCTCAGTCATTCTGAATCCACTTCCCAGAGTGTAGACACTGAGCCCTCAGTGGCATCTCTGTATGAGGCCTAGAAGATATCCATCGGTGTGGAAGAGGATCTTTCCCCTGTAGGTCAGTCTGTGATTATGGCTGGGGCCATAATCTCTGCACTCCAGCTAATGTGCCCTGGGTACCCCTCCACCAGGTCCCTATGGTACCAACGTGGAAGACACTATCTGCTGCAGAGACTATATCCGTCGTCCGCTGCCATTACGTGTAGTGAAGGAGTTCTTCTGGACCTCAAAGTCCTGCCGCAAGCCTGGTGTTGTGTGAGTAGGAAGCTGGGCCACAGGGCTTTGGAGGAGGGGCCTGACAGATGTGGACCAAGGGTGGGCAGGATGTAGCAAGCTTCAGTGCAAGGAGGCTTGGCTGGATGGGATGGTTTAGGCAGGCTTGGGTGTTCTGAATCCCAAAAGGATGGTACCATTCAACAGATATTGTTGAACATCTGTAACATGACAGACCTGTGGATGGCAGCTGAATAGTTGGGTACCACCCCAGCATGGCATGGACATGTGGGCAGTACATAGCCACTGGCTATTGTTGATGGGAAGCAGTGTGGGTGTAGGGGTACAAGCATCAAGCCTAGAGTCACTCCCGGCTGAGTCATTCTGAGTCCTCCCAGTCCCCCGGAATTCTTCCAGGTAGCCGTTTTGGCCAGAGACATACTATTAAGTGCTGACACCCATGTGCTCAGGCTATTCTGAGCACTACCTCTGTGACTCATTCAGTCTCTGAAGCAATTCTACAGGAGGTTAGCCCATTTTGTAGGTGAGACCCACGCTCAGCAAAGGGAAGGGGACTCAGGCTTAGCAAAGGGAAGGGACCCAGGCTCAGCAAAGAGAAAGGGACCCAGGttcaggagagggaagaggacttAGGCTCAGCAAGGGGAATGGCAAGCAGGCTCACTAAAGAAGAGCATGGGACAAGGCTTCCCAGGCTGCTCCTGTATTCCTGGGAGGagtgttctcttccctctgcacCCCGGCTTTCTCCACCTGGCAGGAAGACCCATCTTTTCtgtggtagcccagctggctatGTCTAATCCCTTAGAGCCTGCTTCTAGCCACATCATCTAGTTCTTGGATTTGGGGTCATGACCCCACCCCTTGGGCTCTCtatcttctttccctccttccacagCTAACTCCATCTCTTAGAGATGTCTACTGGAGAAGGGTAAAGAAGGACAGAGCAGGAGCCCTCCCAAGGTTCTGGCCCTTCAGCTCTGAGACTGTTTCTCATCACTTCAGTAGAGCCATAACTCCTGTTTCCCCAAGTGCAGAAAGATCCTGTGCTGAGCACAAGGCACATACGCCCTTAGCTAGAAACAGCCCTGCCCAGCAATCACTGTCTGTCTGGTTCCCTTGCACGCTGCCGAGGTGGCATGAGCTTAAGGGTCTCTTCAGCATCACAGGGCAGCTACGGCAAGTGGAAGTCACAGAGCTCTGGCCTGTCACGCAACAGATGCTCAGTGAAGGACAGACCTAGTAATCCTTGGACTCTGAGCCTAAAGGAACTCTAGAAAGAATACAGCTTGATGGATGGGGAGATTGGCACGCAGGAAGGGACCAGCCTTGCCTAAGATGCCCAAGAAGtcaagctcaggctggccatggtggcccacacctttaatcccagcattgggaggcagaggcaggtggatctccgtgagttcaaggctagcctggtctacatagtgagtaccaggacagccggggctatgtagagagaccctgtttcaaaaaaaaaaaaaagaaagaaagaaagaaagaaagaaagaaagaaagaaagaaagaaagaaagaaagaaagaaagaaagaaaagaaaagaaaagaaaaagaaaaagaaaaagaaaaagaaaaaagccaagctcaGTGTTGCTGTTGTCCTCAGGCACTGTTTATTTGTGGTCTGTGACGCAAGGACAGGTCAGGGATGTGGGAGCCAGCAGCTCTCAGCTGGATGGCTGGATGCAGCTATGGAACGGGAGAACAGCCCCAGCCAGCCTGTACCCACCTTGCCAAACCCAGCTTCCATGCCCAGGCCTGGCCCAGTATTTGCTATGGCTGTGCAGGGCAGGAGCCTTGGCCACACTTGGCGGGCGTCTGAGGTTCTTTTctaattgctgtgataaaatactctgacgaGAACAGCGTAGGGGAGACAGGGGTTGTTTTAGCCCACAGCTCACGGTGCAGGCCATCGCGGCAGGGAAATCAAGGCGGCAGGAGCAGCTGGTCACTCTCATCCACAACCAGGAGACAGAGGGATGAATGCACGTGCTCAGCTCGTGTCTCCACTTCATCCAGGCTCTGCTGCCCGGGGAAGAGTCCCACCCacaattaagatgggtcttctcacatcaCTTTAAATAAGATAATCCCACGGGCATGCCCAGAGGTCTCCAAAGTGATCCTAGATACTGTTGACTGACAGTTAACTCTTCCATCACCACAGGCAAACCTATTTCTCCACCAGATGCTCTAGGACTCTCAAAGAGGCCTGGAAGGGACGTTCTTCAAAGTCACAGTCCAGTCCCCACCTCAGACATACTTTACTCCTTATATTCAGCCAAATTTCTTTACATCTGTGGGTAGACTAGGGACACGTGAAATTGTTGTAAGAATTAAGAAAGCTATTGTAAAAGGGAACGAGGACATTGCTCAGTTAGTGCTTGCTAGAGGATCCTAAGTTTGGATCTTTAACATTCATGCGAAAAAGCCAGATCTggcagcatgtgcctgtaatcccagggctggggaggcaaagacagaaatattgctgggccttgctggccagccagtctagctgaattggaaCTTCAAGGTCAGTgaactgtatttaaaaataagatggacaGCAAATGAGAAAGACACTCTATGAtaacctctggtctctacatgcctgtgcacatgcatccatcacacacacacacacacacacacacacacacacacacacacacacaaactaatgtAAAAAGTTGAGGACATCTTTTGACACAATTAtagagcacctactatgtgctgtgGCCCTTGCAGGTCAGTATGTATCCTGATAGCTTCACCAAAATCTCACGGAGCTGGCCAGGACTGTCACCCCATTTTATAGAGGTGGAAACCAGGGCTCAGAGAAGTTATCTGACTTGCTAACAAGGAGCAAACCTAGAATCCTATCCAGCTAGGCCAGCTCCCAAGTCCATACTTTTGTCTCCTAGCCTACTAATGCGACTGCGTACTCCCTGGTGTCTCTTACAGTTTGATAACCTTCAAGAACCGGGACATCTGTGCTGACCCCAGCATGCCCTGGGTGAAGAGGATTCTCTCCAAACTGACCTAGTGAGGAAGACCTGATGACCATGGGCATGGCCACTCCAGGAAGGCTCAGCAAGTCCTATCCCGTACCATCCAGCAAGAGCCTTGCCAACAGTGCTGCCTTCGCCATCCTCCATGCCCTGGTCCTCACTCTGCCAGGCCTCtggtcctcccacctcccctccaggCCCTCtggtcctcccacctcccctccaggCCCTCtggtcctcccacctcccctccagcccctccagcccctccagcccctccagcccctccagcccctctagCCAACATGGCAGCTGAGGGAGCACATTCTGGCCAGCCCTTTCCCAGCATCCCCTCCGCACTGCTTTAGCTAAGGCTATGGCCCTTGCTTTGGTGCCCTGATCCTGCAGATCTGGGTGCTTCCCTTTCCCCAGCCTAGGGAAGACCCACATGCTTCAAGTCTGTGCTACCCAGTTCCACTTCCTAGAAGGTTGCTGGTATCTGGAATGTTATTCCTGCCACTTGTACTCACCCAGCCACTCCCCTCTCAGACTTCTATGGCTTCCGCCTTCTCTCAGTAGACTTCTCAGGATTTCGGGCTAATCCACCAGGCCCTGAGGTTAAGCCAAGGTCTCCACCAGAGTTCCACCTGTCTCCTGGTCTCCAGCATGGGGCATGGAGCACAGGGGCATGGGGCAGGGAGCACAGGGGACATGGGGCAGGGAGCACCGGGGCATGGGGCAGGGAGCACGGAGGCATGGGGCAGGGAGCACAGGGGCATGGGGCAGGGAGCATGGGGGCATGGGGCAGGGAGCATGGGGGCAT of Peromyscus leucopus breed LL Stock chromosome 5, UCI_PerLeu_2.1, whole genome shotgun sequence contains these proteins:
- the Ccl22 gene encoding C-C motif chemokine 22 is translated as MASLRTPLLVALILLAVALQTSDAGPYGTNVEDTICCRDYIRRPLPLRVVKEFFWTSKSCRKPGVVLITFKNRDICADPSMPWVKRILSKLT